Proteins encoded together in one Bacteroides zhangwenhongii window:
- the tnpA gene encoding IS66 family insertion sequence element accessory protein TnpA codes for MSHQWTMEDFESIYSRFKSSGLSVMDFCSNECIRPKRFYEWRSKLLRKGGFIPVKVNSKGQVSLPHKEKSLLSAPPVSPSPIPQPLCEISYPNGVTVRLNSPLSPEVLQTLIFLNSNR; via the coding sequence ATGTCACATCAATGGACCATGGAAGATTTTGAATCTATTTATTCCCGTTTCAAGTCGAGCGGACTGTCAGTTATGGATTTTTGTTCGAATGAATGTATTCGTCCCAAACGTTTCTACGAGTGGCGTTCCAAGCTGTTGCGCAAAGGCGGCTTTATCCCGGTAAAGGTAAACAGTAAGGGCCAGGTCAGTCTTCCCCATAAGGAGAAATCCCTGCTGTCTGCCCCTCCGGTCAGCCCGTCGCCAATTCCCCAGCCGCTATGTGAGATCTCCTATCCCAATGGCGTTACAGTCCGCTTGAACAGCCCTTTGTCACCGGAGGTATTGCAAACCCTGATATTTTTGAATTCAAACCGTTAG